The Pseudalkalibacillus hwajinpoensis DNA window TCTTTCACATGCAAATGGACTAGCTGCTATTACAAATCCGAACGTTAACTCATACAAGCGTCTTGTGCCAGGTTATGAAGCACCAGTTAGTGTGGCATGGTCTCACTCTAACCGAAGCTGTATGATCCGCGTTCCTACAACGCGTGGAATGGGTACTCGCTTTGAAATTCGTAACCCTGATCCAACAGCTAACCCTTACCTTACTTTAGCAGCAGTAATCCACGCTGGTTTAGAAGGAATCCGCGATAACCTTGATGCAGGTGAACCTGAAACGCGTAATCTTTATGAAGTTAATATAGATGACGTTCCGACGCTCCCAACCAACTTAAAAGAGGCAATCAAAGCACTTCGAGAAGATAAAGTGGTTATGGATGCACTTGGTGATCACACATCTAGAGTGTATATTGAGGAAAAAGAAAAAGAATGGATCGAATACTCTCTCATGGTTAGTCAGTGGGAAGTTGACCGTTATATGAATAAGTAAAAAAACGAGCTACCTCATTATGAGGTAGCTCATCTTTTGTATTATATGAAAAATCATTGCCTGCATTTGTATTCTTTAAGCTTCTGATACTGAATAATCTTCTCGTCTAACTGTTTACTTAAAAGAAGGATCTTTCCACTTGAGTAGTCATCGACTTCTTTTCCCAGATCATAAAGCACCATTCGCAACGTGTGAATTTCTTGTTCCAAGTTCTGCAGCAACATAGCGCTCTCCCTTTAGGTTAGTCTTTTTATTACATTACCATAAAATCAAGGGTATTATTTCATAATTTTACAATTCACATAGTTTTTTACATTTAAGTAATCATGATACCCTTAACTATAGAATGTTTAAAAAAGTAAATACTAGAACTACTCCACGCAATGGCCTAATTACATCAATATCTATGAAGAATGAAGAGTCTGGATGTATCGCCTCATCCTTAACCTTCGTTGTCACTTATAATCTTTCTTACCTTTTGAAACAACAAAAAGTACACCAACAATCATTGAACTAGTGACACCGATATCAAGACTCCCTGCACGATTTACTAGATATATCGAAATCAAGCTGATGATAGTTATGGAAATCATCAAGGTTTTAAATAAAAGCGTTTTGGTGTCTCCCTCGCTCATAATACCAACCCCCGATCATGAGCAGAATAGAATATTTCTCCTGTTTTTTCTGCAATAACTTATGATTAATATACACATACACAACCGTTAGCAATATCAGCATTACACTCACTAATACAATTTTTTCGTAAGGATAGCTAGTAAAAGCATGCGCGATCAGCACTACACCAAGCGGTAAAAAGAACATTCTTCCAGCAGCTCTTCCAAGTTTCTGTTTATCTTTAATCGCTTTTTCATTAAACCCTGCTAGTAACCAAGTTTGTTCTTTTACACCTGTTAAGTAAGCAATAACCAAAATCGCGCAGCCTATAATTAATAATTAATATCCATCTTTAGTCCTCCCTTTTTAAAATTCTATGATACTTGTACGACGTACATCCTATTGTTTGACTTCATATCTAAACCAAGCTATAGTTAAAGTAACAAGGGGAGTAGCGACCGGTAACGGCTGATGAGTCATCAATACGGTATTTCGATACCTGGTTCATCGGGCTAAGTCTTTAGTACGCAAGACCTTGGTACAATTTTGTTGTGCCAGGGTCTTTTTTGTATTCGCTGGCGGAGAGGAGTAAAAAATGATCGTTCTTGTCTTTCTTCTTGCTGCTGCAGTTGTCGTTGTCGCTGCTATTTACCTGAATCAGTTCGGAGATGTTATCAGTAAAAAATCTTCCTTGAGTGGGGCAGTTGTCGGGACCTTCCTGATTGCCGGAGCCACATCTTTACCAGAATTAACCACAAGCTT harbors:
- a CDS encoding aspartyl-phosphate phosphatase Spo0E family protein, which codes for MLLQNLEQEIHTLRMVLYDLGKEVDDYSSGKILLLSKQLDEKIIQYQKLKEYKCRQ
- a CDS encoding DUF3784 domain-containing protein, which codes for MVIAYLTGVKEQTWLLAGFNEKAIKDKQKLGRAAGRMFFLPLGVVLIAHAFTSYPYEKIVLVSVMLILLTVVYVYINHKLLQKKQEKYSILLMIGGWYYERGRHQNAFI